The nucleotide window GTCGCCGCGGCGTGATGCCACACGTTGTCGGTGATGACGGTTCTTCCGGTGACGGGGTGGTTCAGTCCAGGGGAGGCCTGGGCCGCGCCTTCCTCGTAGTCCGCAACGAGCACGTTCGCCGAGCTGATTCCGAGGAAGTAGTTCATGTCCCGGTTGTCCCCGTCCGCTTCGCCGCGACCCTTCGCGAGGAGCGGGACCGCCGCCGCGATTCCGCCGGTTCCGGTGCTCGTCGACACACCGGGACCGGTTCGCTTGAACGCCACTTCGATGGTGAACGTCGTCGCGCCGAGGCCGGGTGCGGCCCCGAACGTCACGTAGTCGTTCGTCCCATCGAATTGGGCCGACTGTGCGGTGGCGAGCGAGGGGATCGCGAGGAACACGACGAGGAGGGCGGGGAACCACGAGGTGCGTGTCGAGCAGGGGCGGGCGTACATCGATGAACTCCTCTCCACTGAGACGGGGCCCGTGAAATCGAGCGGCCTGTGCCCGTATGTTCCGATAGGATCAAGATAGACGATAACTGGCGATACAGCAGCGACTTATCAGGGTGGACGAAAGTATCACGCGGGCTCAGCCCGTGGGTGCCACCCGACACCACCCGAAGTTCCATGTCGCGGGGAGGGTGTACGAGGGACCACGACTTCGGGTTCACCCGCAAGACGCGGATGGCGGACTGGATCTTCGAGGTCGATCCTTCCGAGCCACGGACCCCGCGAGAGCCGCGGGGTCGAAAGGAGATCTCATGAATGCAATCCGAGTGGAAGCGATCCCGACCCGGATGGCCGCACGGATTCGCCAGGAGCGAGCGGACGGCCACGGGAACGAAGACCTGCAGCCGATCCACGTCGACGAGCATCCGGGATACATCTGCCGACATTGCCTCGAGGATCCCGCCGTGGGTGAATCGGTCTACCTCGTCACGTACTCTCCGTTCGATCGGGCGGTTCCGTACCGGAGCGTTGGGCCGATCTTCATCCACGCCGCGGACTGCCTGAGGTACGACCGCCCGCACGAGTTTCCGAGGTCGCTCCGGCACCGCCTGCTGTCGTTGCGTGCGTATCGGTCCGACGACTTCCTGGTGAAGGCGGACGTGGTGCCGGGCAACGAGGCCGTCGAGCTGCTGGAGCGGTTCTTTGCCAACCCCATGGTCGCCTATGTCGACGTTCACAATGCGCGCCCGGGGTGCTTCGACTGCAGGGTTCACAGGGTGTGAGGGACTACCCCTTGATCGACCTGGCGTCCAGGGCTAGGGTTTCGCAGGGGGGATTCAGGGTGGCGGTCCAATGACGAAACCTCACGCCCGGAGGAATCCATGGCTCGCCTTCTCGTGGTCGCGCTCGGAAGCGTGTTCCTGTCTCTGCCCTGTCAAGCCGCCACGATGCTCGAACTCGGAACGGCTCCGCACGTTTCGGTCCACGTAGAGGGCAAGCGTGGATCCGTTGGTCTCGG belongs to Candidatus Eisenbacteria bacterium and includes:
- a CDS encoding DUF1203 domain-containing protein, with the translated sequence MNAIRVEAIPTRMAARIRQERADGHGNEDLQPIHVDEHPGYICRHCLEDPAVGESVYLVTYSPFDRAVPYRSVGPIFIHAADCLRYDRPHEFPRSLRHRLLSLRAYRSDDFLVKADVVPGNEAVELLERFFANPMVAYVDVHNARPGCFDCRVHRV